A part of Patescibacteria group bacterium genomic DNA contains:
- the rlmN gene encoding 23S rRNA (adenine(2503)-C(2))-methyltransferase RlmN — MEIEKLKKILKEGKEPRYRFSQIYQAIFRDLIFDFGKMTNLSKKIRERLKKEIKILSLEPLKLKKDKDTQKALFLLSDGVSIETVLMKHKDGHKTVCVSSAAGCPLECRFCATGKMGFKRNLNWQEILDQVLFFAKKEKTRKLNVVFMGMGEPFLNYENVLKAIRFLNDKKGFNLRQRAISISTAGIIPGIKRFQKEKLEVNLAISLHSPDDKVRSFLMPINKTYPLKDLILAARNYVKTTRRKLFFEYLMLKGINDSISFAQKLVKLLKGESLFHINLIKYHETQTDFLSSDKKTIFRFQKELQKHNLKVTIRHSFGEKIEAACGQLAT, encoded by the coding sequence ATGGAAATAGAAAAATTGAAGAAAATTTTAAAAGAAGGGAAAGAGCCAAGATATCGATTTTCTCAGATTTATCAGGCGATTTTTCGAGACCTAATTTTTGATTTTGGGAAAATGACTAATCTATCAAAAAAAATAAGAGAGAGATTAAAAAAAGAAATCAAAATCTTATCTTTAGAACCTTTAAAACTCAAAAAAGATAAAGACACACAAAAAGCTCTTTTTTTACTTTCTGACGGAGTTTCGATTGAGACGGTTTTAATGAAACACAAAGATGGTCACAAAACAGTTTGCGTTTCTTCAGCTGCCGGCTGCCCTTTAGAATGCCGATTTTGCGCCACCGGAAAGATGGGATTTAAAAGGAATTTGAATTGGCAGGAAATTTTAGACCAGGTTTTGTTTTTTGCCAAAAAAGAAAAAACAAGAAAGTTAAATGTTGTTTTTATGGGAATGGGAGAACCATTTTTAAATTATGAAAATGTTTTGAAAGCCATTCGGTTTTTAAATGACAAAAAAGGCTTTAATTTAAGACAAAGGGCAATTTCTATTTCCACGGCTGGGATTATTCCAGGGATTAAGAGATTTCAAAAAGAAAAATTAGAAGTCAACTTAGCCATTTCCCTTCATAGCCCGGATGATAAGGTCCGTTCTTTTTTAATGCCAATTAACAAAACTTATCCTTTAAAAGATTTAATTTTGGCTGCCAGAAATTATGTTAAAACTACTAGGAGAAAACTATTCTTTGAATATTTGATGCTAAAAGGGATTAACGACAGTATATCTTTTGCCCAGAAATTAGTTAAACTTTTAAAGGGAGAGTCTCTTTTTCATATAAATCTAATTAAATATCATGAAACTCAAACTGATTTTTTGAGTTCAGATAAAAAAACTATTTTTCGTTTTCAAAAAGAACTTCAAAAACACAATTTAAAAGTAACTATTCGTCACAGTTTTGGAGAAAAAATTGAGGCTGCCTGCGGACAATTGGCAACTTAG
- a CDS encoding DNA helicase UvrD yields MRFIADFHLHSKYSRATSKNMNLENLDKWAKIKGIKVLGTGDFTHPIWLKELKEKLEPAAQDLYKLKNGDSETYFILTAEISCIYSKSGKVRKIHIIIFAPSFEIVEKINAHLGWIGNLKADGRPILGLDAKELAKIVLDVSEDCLIVPAHIWTPWFSLFGSKSGFDSIEECFEEYSKYIFAGETGLSSNPLMNWRLSALDKITLISNSDAHSPQKIGREANVFDIEISYPKILEAIKTKDSQKFLYTVEFFPQEGKYHYDGHRNCGINVSPQESKKYGNICPVCGRLLTIGVLNRVENLADRPNGFKPEGAISFKSLVPLEEIIADALNLTSGTKRVAIEYKNLIKKFGNEFKVLLEIPYRELETATLSEIAEGIIRVREGKVNITPGFDGVYGKIRIFSQEEKKGLSKQGTLF; encoded by the coding sequence ATGAGATTTATTGCCGATTTTCATTTACATTCAAAGTATTCAAGAGCAACTTCAAAAAATATGAATTTGGAGAATTTGGATAAATGGGCAAAGATTAAAGGAATTAAAGTTTTGGGAACAGGAGATTTTACCCATCCTATCTGGCTAAAAGAATTAAAAGAAAAGTTAGAACCCGCTGCCCAGGACTTGTATAAATTAAAAAATGGAGATTCGGAAACTTATTTTATTTTAACTGCTGAAATTAGTTGTATTTATTCCAAAAGCGGTAAGGTTCGGAAAATTCATATTATAATTTTCGCTCCTTCTTTTGAGATCGTTGAAAAAATTAATGCCCATCTGGGTTGGATTGGAAATTTAAAAGCCGACGGAAGACCAATTTTAGGATTAGACGCCAAGGAATTAGCTAAAATTGTTTTAGACGTTTCTGAGGATTGTTTAATTGTTCCCGCTCATATCTGGACACCTTGGTTTAGTCTATTTGGTTCCAAATCCGGCTTTGATTCTATCGAAGAATGCTTTGAAGAATATTCAAAATATATTTTCGCTGGGGAAACGGGCTTATCCAGCAATCCTCTAATGAACTGGAGACTCTCGGCTTTGGATAAAATAACTTTAATAAGTAACTCAGATGCCCATAGCCCTCAAAAAATAGGCCGAGAGGCAAATGTTTTCGATATTGAAATCAGTTATCCAAAAATTTTAGAAGCAATAAAAACAAAAGACTCTCAAAAATTTCTTTACACAGTTGAATTTTTTCCTCAGGAAGGAAAATACCATTACGATGGTCATAGGAACTGCGGAATTAACGTAAGTCCCCAGGAGTCAAAAAAATATGGAAATATATGTCCTGTTTGTGGAAGACTTTTAACTATTGGGGTTTTAAATAGGGTGGAGAATTTGGCAGATAGACCAAACGGTTTTAAGCCAGAAGGAGCAATTTCGTTTAAAAGCCTTGTTCCTTTGGAGGAAATAATTGCCGATGCCTTAAACCTAACGAGCGGTACAAAAAGAGTAGCTATAGAATATAAAAATTTAATAAAGAAATTCGGAAATGAATTTAAGGTTTTACTCGAAATCCCTTATCGAGAATTAGAAACAGCCACCTTGTCAGAAATTGCCGAAGGCATTATAAGAGTAAGAGAGGGAAAGGTGAATATTACACCTGGTTTCGATGGGGTTTATGGGAAAATAAGAATTTTCTCTCAAGAAGAAAAAAAGGGTTTGTCCAAGCAGGGAACATTATTTTAA
- a CDS encoding 2-hydroxyacyl-CoA dehydratase, protein MKITFAYWGNYTIAFKALFQKLGLDIVPPEKTNPRTIEEGAKISPEMYCFPLKINVGNYLSAIKKGADTIFMVTSLSGSCRLRYYGIIEEKVLSEMGHDIKLINFDQTPKDIYLKIKKISGASFWQIMNAAWFFFEKLRLIENLEKKANYLRPREREKGKTDETLIRAFLDLDKISTKRELAKFKKEIQRKISEIEIDKDKSVPKVGLIGEIFTVTDGAVNFGIEEKLGREGIEVHREMDITYHLKKRVFPWKDWLIQRKINPYLKSTVGGHGRDAIYEMLEYVKKDFDGVVHLLPFGCMPETTVRPILQKIHLKKGIPFLSLSLDEQVAEAGINTRIEAFVDVVKNYHNKKI, encoded by the coding sequence ATGAAAATAACTTTTGCCTATTGGGGGAATTATACTATTGCTTTTAAGGCCCTATTCCAAAAATTAGGGTTAGATATTGTTCCCCCAGAAAAAACTAATCCAAGAACAATCGAAGAAGGAGCAAAAATCTCTCCTGAAATGTATTGTTTTCCATTAAAAATAAATGTTGGGAATTATTTATCAGCCATAAAAAAAGGAGCTGATACTATTTTTATGGTGACCAGTCTCAGTGGTTCCTGTCGGCTGAGATATTATGGAATAATCGAAGAGAAGGTCTTATCAGAAATGGGTCACGATATTAAACTTATTAATTTCGACCAAACTCCAAAAGATATTTATTTAAAAATAAAAAAAATTTCTGGAGCTTCTTTCTGGCAAATAATGAATGCGGCTTGGTTTTTCTTTGAAAAATTAAGGTTAATCGAGAATTTAGAAAAAAAGGCGAATTATCTCAGACCAAGAGAAAGAGAAAAAGGGAAAACCGATGAAACTCTAATCCGGGCCTTTTTAGATCTGGATAAAATAAGCACTAAAAGAGAATTAGCCAAATTTAAAAAAGAAATTCAACGGAAAATTTCAGAAATTGAGATTGATAAAGACAAAAGTGTTCCAAAAGTAGGCTTAATAGGAGAAATATTTACAGTAACTGATGGAGCAGTAAATTTTGGAATTGAAGAAAAATTAGGGAGAGAAGGAATTGAAGTCCATCGAGAAATGGATATCACCTATCATTTAAAAAAGAGGGTTTTCCCCTGGAAAGATTGGTTGATTCAAAGAAAGATAAATCCCTATTTAAAATCAACAGTGGGAGGACACGGCCGTGATGCAATTTACGAGATGTTAGAATATGTTAAAAAAGACTTTGACGGAGTGGTTCACCTTCTACCTTTCGGATGCATGCCCGAAACCACTGTCAGGCCTATCTTACAGAAAATTCATTTAAAAAAAGGAATTCCTTTTTTATCTCTATCTTTAGACGAACAGGTAGCAGAAGCCGGAATTAATACCAGAATTGAGGCTTTTGTAGATGTAGTAAAAAATTATCACAACAAAAAAATATGA
- a CDS encoding 2-hydroxyglutaryl-CoA dehydratase, with product MKTYLGIDVGSITTKLVLIDGKNDILSSLYFRTEGNPIWAVQEGLKELKKAVPKDIKITGVGTTGSARHLAGVITGADLIKNEITAHAIGTSFFVPDVRTIIEIGGQDSKIIILEDKVAVDFAMNLLCAAGTGAFLDAQAFRLRIPVEKFGELALKSKSPTAIGSRCTIFAESDMIHKQQIGHKTEDIVAGLCQGLVRNFLSNVAKGKNIKPPIVFLGGVSENVGMRKAFEKALNQKIIVPRYNTVMGAFGVALLVKELALQKSKFFGFEISNKDIKCTSFQCGGCPNQCEVIEARIEGKVVSRWGDRCGKWSGLNLK from the coding sequence ATGAAAACTTATTTAGGTATTGATGTCGGCTCCATTACAACTAAGTTGGTTTTAATTGATGGGAAAAATGATATCCTTTCCTCTCTTTATTTTAGGACAGAGGGGAATCCAATTTGGGCTGTTCAAGAAGGGCTCAAGGAATTAAAAAAAGCTGTTCCAAAAGATATTAAAATTACTGGGGTAGGAACAACCGGATCAGCCAGACATTTGGCCGGAGTAATTACAGGGGCAGATTTAATAAAAAACGAAATTACTGCCCATGCTATTGGAACAAGTTTTTTTGTCCCTGATGTTAGAACAATAATAGAAATTGGAGGTCAAGATTCAAAAATTATAATTTTAGAAGATAAAGTGGCAGTTGATTTTGCTATGAACTTACTCTGCGCCGCCGGAACAGGAGCCTTCCTTGACGCTCAGGCTTTTAGATTAAGGATTCCGGTAGAAAAATTCGGAGAACTTGCCTTGAAGTCAAAAAGCCCAACAGCGATTGGCAGCCGATGTACAATTTTTGCCGAGTCAGACATGATTCATAAGCAACAAATTGGTCACAAAACCGAAGATATTGTTGCTGGTCTTTGCCAAGGTCTTGTTCGAAATTTTCTATCCAATGTTGCCAAGGGGAAAAATATAAAACCACCGATTGTTTTTTTAGGGGGAGTTTCTGAAAATGTGGGAATGAGAAAGGCCTTTGAAAAAGCCTTAAATCAAAAAATTATTGTTCCAAGATATAACACAGTAATGGGCGCCTTTGGGGTAGCTCTTTTAGTAAAAGAGTTGGCTCTTCAAAAGAGTAAATTCTTTGGTTTTGAAATTTCTAATAAAGATATTAAATGCACTTCTTTTCAATGCGGGGGTTGTCCTAATCAATGTGAAGTAATTGAGGCCAGAATCGAGGGGAAAGTAGTTTCGAGGTGGGGAGACAGATGCGGAAAATGGTCAGGGCTCAATCTAAAATAA
- a CDS encoding nitroreductase family protein encodes MSLLEIIKNRRSIYRFQKKQIPEKIINKLIEALIWAPSAGNLQSRKFYFVFNQKIKERLVEAALSQSFIAEAPLVVVGCTNDEISQWYRERGKNLYAICNTSVSIQNMMLLAYEQGLGSVWIGAFSEKEVAKILNLPENLHPIVIVPVGYPAEKPKAPPRVSKEEAVKFIK; translated from the coding sequence ATGTCTCTTTTAGAAATTATTAAAAATCGGCGAAGCATTTATAGGTTTCAGAAAAAACAAATTCCAGAGAAAATCATTAATAAACTGATTGAGGCCTTGATTTGGGCTCCCAGTGCAGGCAATCTTCAATCGAGAAAATTCTATTTTGTTTTCAATCAAAAAATAAAAGAAAGGTTAGTTGAAGCTGCTTTAAGTCAAAGCTTTATTGCCGAAGCTCCTTTAGTTGTTGTTGGTTGTACTAACGATGAAATTAGCCAGTGGTATAGAGAGAGAGGAAAAAATCTCTACGCAATCTGTAACACATCTGTTAGCATCCAAAATATGATGTTACTTGCTTACGAACAAGGGCTAGGAAGTGTTTGGATTGGCGCTTTCAGTGAAAAAGAGGTGGCCAAAATTTTAAATTTACCAGAAAATTTACATCCCATTGTCATTGTCCCTGTTGGCTATCCGGCTGAAAAACCTAAGGCCCCACCAAGGGTTTCAAAAGAAGAAGCTGTCAAATTTATAAAATAA
- a CDS encoding RNA polymerase sigma factor — MDLKKEKELIKKAKRDPEVFGRLYDEHYPKIFGYILKRVANLEIAQDITSETFFKALKNLWRFRWRNISLSSWLYRIASNEIANFFRKNKNRVIPLEKTSEPISTHNPLIEIIEAQEKLKRHKDFLALQEKISQLPLKYQEVICLKFFEKKKIKEIAEILGRKEGTIKSLLHRGLKKLRELCH, encoded by the coding sequence ATGGATTTAAAAAAAGAAAAAGAATTAATTAAGAAGGCAAAAAGAGATCCTGAAGTTTTTGGAAGGCTTTATGATGAACATTACCCAAAAATTTTTGGTTATATTCTAAAAAGAGTGGCTAATCTTGAGATTGCTCAGGATATTACTTCAGAGACTTTTTTTAAGGCCTTAAAAAATCTTTGGAGATTTCGCTGGCGAAATATTTCTTTATCCTCCTGGCTTTATCGTATTGCCTCAAACGAAATAGCAAATTTCTTTAGAAAAAATAAAAATAGAGTAATTCCTCTAGAGAAAACTTCAGAGCCAATTTCTACTCATAATCCTTTAATAGAAATTATCGAAGCTCAAGAAAAGTTAAAAAGGCATAAAGATTTTTTGGCTTTACAGGAAAAAATCTCTCAACTTCCTCTTAAATATCAAGAGGTGATTTGTCTAAAATTCTTTGAGAAAAAGAAAATTAAAGAAATTGCTGAAATCTTAGGAAGAAAAGAAGGGACAATAAAATCTTTACTTCATCGAGGATTAAAAAAATTAAGAGAGCTTTGCCACTAA
- a CDS encoding peptidoglycan-binding protein yields MKKKAIFISFIGIIFLLSGIGGDIANAREIPWARGMRSAEVKALQSILKADTEIYPEGYVTGYFGPLTEKAIKRLQKRCGISETGVVDPETERCIFPIEYKIRVISPNGGEVWDRNEIQTVKWEVIAPSGEEEVIPEIKPYLFWPKASIDLFRRVIITPECEPGEVCPAAVKSVFVKHVATVNLFNRAYSWRITKDIPDGKDYVIRISVGRGIIPFTLEEKVIIEPEEIWPVPPRPVPPERLYWDESDGPFEITGDIIHPCPEPICPLCPGLPVEEVIRALERITNELQRVIALLKEMSR; encoded by the coding sequence ATGAAGAAAAAAGCTATTTTTATCAGTTTTATAGGAATCATTTTTTTACTCAGTGGAATTGGTGGAGATATTGCCAATGCCCGGGAAATTCCTTGGGCTCGAGGAATGAGAAGCGCAGAGGTAAAAGCACTCCAGAGCATCTTAAAGGCAGATACTGAGATTTATCCAGAAGGTTATGTGACAGGCTATTTTGGTCCTCTAACTGAAAAAGCAATTAAAAGACTTCAGAAAAGATGTGGAATTTCAGAAACTGGTGTAGTTGATCCTGAAACAGAAAGATGTATTTTCCCAATAGAATATAAAATCAGGGTTATCTCTCCGAATGGAGGAGAGGTCTGGGATCGAAACGAGATTCAGACTGTGAAATGGGAGGTTATAGCGCCATCCGGAGAAGAAGAGGTAATACCAGAGATAAAACCGTATCTATTTTGGCCAAAGGCCTCAATTGATCTGTTTAGAAGAGTAATAATAACGCCAGAATGTGAACCTGGCGAAGTCTGCCCGGCAGCAGTAAAGTCAGTTTTTGTAAAACATGTAGCTACAGTTAATTTATTTAATAGAGCTTATTCGTGGAGAATTACAAAAGACATCCCAGATGGCAAAGATTATGTAATCAGAATTTCTGTTGGAAGAGGAATTATTCCATTTACATTGGAAGAAAAAGTTATTATCGAACCTGAAGAAATCTGGCCAGTTCCGCCAAGGCCAGTGCCACCAGAGCGTCTTTATTGGGATGAAAGTGATGGACCATTTGAAATTACCGGAGATATTATCCACCCCTGTCCGGAACCTATCTGCCCTCTCTGTCCCGGTCTTCCGGTGGAAGAAGTGATAAGAGCTTTAGAAAGGATTACAAATGAACTTCAGAGGGTAATTGCTTTGTTAAAAGAAATGAGCCGTTAA
- a CDS encoding DUF2330 domain-containing protein — MKKQRFYFLIICLILIFPIFIFADGGMIIWPPEIHLDQSAQNAIVAWNGKEEIIILSNDIKSDSQATALRIVPLPSNPSEIKEGGFDSFEKLVEIMNEKIEEVRNQWMLAGKDLEKAPAAGVEITFHEKIGAHDITVVKVNDLDYFLNWIKDFATEKGLEIKEISSEFKEGVKSYLKRDIKYFVFDVIDTKEEESIKPLIYQFESNFLYYPILISGISEISESRAKIRVFLITEGNLPKEISGVNIPIFYWQGHFDYPVELTNEELMEISEDIGSLFESSVRVRTFDYFGPLKKFDKDLIFYPKIWQKHLGIGSYGDDVKILQQILINEGYWDSEAGATGYFGEITKNSLIKFQEYFKEDILKPLDLEKGTGYFGPKTKEFLEKGFALISEIKTWSRNLKIGMMGDDIKTLQEILIKEGVWGRPDIKTTGYFGQITREAVILFQEKYSKEILEPLGLERGTGFIGPSTRTYLEKFSKE, encoded by the coding sequence ATGAAAAAGCAACGTTTTTATTTTTTAATAATTTGTTTAATTTTAATTTTCCCAATTTTTATTTTTGCTGATGGTGGGATGATAATTTGGCCGCCTGAAATTCATTTAGACCAGTCAGCCCAAAATGCCATAGTTGCCTGGAATGGAAAAGAAGAAATAATAATTCTTTCAAACGATATAAAAAGCGATAGCCAGGCTACTGCTTTAAGAATCGTTCCCTTACCTTCTAATCCTTCTGAAATTAAAGAAGGGGGTTTTGATTCTTTTGAGAAATTAGTGGAGATAATGAATGAGAAAATAGAAGAGGTAAGAAATCAATGGATGCTAGCGGGTAAAGATTTAGAAAAAGCCCCGGCTGCTGGAGTAGAAATTACCTTTCATGAAAAAATCGGAGCCCATGATATAACCGTAGTCAAAGTAAATGACTTAGATTACTTTTTAAATTGGATTAAAGATTTTGCGACTGAAAAAGGACTAGAGATAAAAGAGATTTCTTCAGAATTCAAAGAAGGAGTCAAGAGTTATCTAAAGAGAGATATAAAATACTTTGTCTTTGATGTAATTGATACCAAGGAAGAAGAAAGTATCAAGCCCTTAATTTATCAATTTGAATCTAATTTTTTGTATTATCCGATTTTAATCTCTGGAATTTCTGAAATTTCTGAAAGTAGGGCAAAAATAAGAGTATTTTTAATCACAGAGGGGAACCTTCCAAAAGAAATTTCAGGAGTAAATATTCCAATTTTCTATTGGCAAGGTCATTTTGATTATCCGGTAGAATTAACAAATGAAGAGTTAATGGAAATTAGTGAAGACATTGGGAGCCTATTTGAATCAAGTGTAAGGGTAAGAACTTTTGATTATTTTGGTCCTTTAAAAAAGTTTGATAAAGATTTAATATTTTATCCTAAAATCTGGCAAAAGCACTTAGGGATAGGGAGTTATGGTGACGATGTAAAAATTTTACAACAAATTTTAATAAACGAAGGGTATTGGGATTCTGAGGCTGGGGCAACAGGTTATTTTGGTGAAATTACTAAAAATTCTTTAATTAAATTCCAAGAATATTTTAAAGAAGATATTTTAAAGCCCCTTGATTTAGAGAAAGGAACAGGATATTTCGGTCCAAAAACTAAAGAATTCTTAGAAAAAGGTTTCGCTTTAATTTCTGAAATTAAAACCTGGAGTCGTAATCTAAAAATAGGAATGATGGGAGATGATATAAAAACTTTACAAGAAATATTAATTAAAGAAGGGGTGTGGGGAAGGCCAGATATTAAAACCACAGGTTATTTTGGCCAAATTACAAGGGAAGCGGTAATTTTGTTTCAAGAAAAATATTCCAAAGAAATTCTTGAACCTCTTGGATTAGAAAGAGGAACAGGTTTTATTGGCCCTTCTACTAGGACTTATTTGGAAAAATTTAGTAAAGAATAG
- a CDS encoding radical SAM protein, with the protein MYPSYLSLSRKELNKRIEKLFKILERCEICPRKCRINRLKEKKGFCQLGREPVVSAHHPHFGEESPLVGRFGPASPDSLARRGGSGTIFFTSCNLACVYCQNYGISQLRIGDETSFEKLSQMMIDLQKLGCHNINLVTPTPQVPQIIKSLSIAIEKGLKLPLVYNTSSYDSIEVLKLLDKIVDIYMPDARYSDNEIALKYSNAKNYFEIMKGAIKEMHRQVGDLVLDKNGIAVRGLLVRHLVLPNDLAGSEKIFKFLAKEISPNTFLNIMGQYYPCYRAFEFPELSRRITYEEYQEAIKLAKKANLKRLYRE; encoded by the coding sequence ATGTATCCCAGCTATTTAAGCCTTTCGAGAAAAGAACTTAATAAAAGAATCGAAAAGCTTTTTAAGATTTTAGAAAGATGCGAAATTTGTCCCAGAAAATGCCGAATTAATAGATTAAAAGAAAAAAAAGGTTTTTGCCAATTGGGACGCGAACCTGTGGTTTCAGCTCACCATCCCCATTTTGGTGAAGAAAGTCCCTTAGTTGGTCGCTTTGGTCCAGCCTCGCCCGACTCGCTGGCGAGGCGAGGCGGGTCAGGAACAATATTTTTTACTTCTTGTAATTTGGCTTGCGTTTATTGTCAAAATTATGGAATATCTCAATTAAGGATCGGGGATGAAACCTCTTTTGAAAAACTGTCTCAGATGATGATTGATCTCCAAAAATTAGGTTGTCATAATATTAATTTGGTTACCCCCACCCCTCAGGTTCCCCAGATTATAAAATCACTTTCTATTGCCATTGAGAAGGGATTAAAATTGCCCTTAGTTTATAACACCAGTTCTTATGACTCAATCGAGGTTTTAAAATTATTAGATAAAATTGTTGATATTTACATGCCGGATGCCAGATATTCTGATAATGAAATTGCTTTGAAATATTCCAATGCAAAAAATTATTTTGAAATAATGAAAGGGGCAATTAAGGAAATGCATCGCCAGGTTGGTGATTTAGTTTTGGATAAAAATGGAATCGCTGTTCGCGGTCTTTTAGTTAGGCATTTAGTCTTGCCTAATGATTTGGCCGGTTCTGAAAAAATTTTTAAATTTTTAGCCAAAGAAATTTCCCCTAATACTTTTTTAAATATTATGGGCCAATATTATCCTTGCTATAGGGCTTTTGAATTTCCTGAACTTTCCCGGAGAATTACATATGAAGAGTATCAGGAAGCAATTAAATTAGCTAAAAAAGCCAATTTAAAACGGCTTTACCGTGAATAA
- a CDS encoding CapA family protein: MKNPRIKNLFSLFLLLGLSFLVLLFSIYISKINAEISSLYLGAIVSQSLIQKRQPSSGAITLIFVGDIMLDRGIEYMVKNHGDGNYEFPFLKIADFLKKADILFGNLEGPISNKGKKVGSIYSFRADPKAVEGLTYAGFDILSVANNHIFDYGKVAMEDTFLNLKKAGIEYVGGGFTETEAHSPIIKEVDKTKIAFLAYTNLGSKYWEAKGNNSGIAWLNKEKMEKDIKIAKNQADIVVVSIHTGREYQAKPNLIQKYSSHLFIDAGADLVIGHHPHVIQEIEKYKNNYIAYSLGNFVFDQGFSKETMKGLLLRVIIKDNKIKTVDPIEIKINKFFQPEIIEELEE, encoded by the coding sequence ATGAAAAATCCAAGAATTAAAAACCTGTTTTCTCTTTTTTTACTGCTTGGATTATCATTTTTAGTTCTTTTATTTTCTATTTATATTTCCAAAATTAATGCCGAGATTAGCTCTCTTTATCTCGGGGCAATCGTTAGTCAGTCGTTAATTCAAAAAAGGCAACCCTCATCAGGGGCAATAACTCTAATTTTTGTTGGCGATATTATGTTAGACCGGGGAATAGAGTATATGGTTAAAAATCATGGTGATGGTAATTACGAATTTCCATTTTTAAAAATCGCTGATTTTTTAAAAAAAGCTGATATTTTATTTGGTAATTTAGAGGGGCCAATTTCCAATAAAGGGAAAAAAGTTGGAAGTATTTATTCGTTTCGAGCTGATCCTAAGGCGGTTGAGGGTTTAACCTATGCTGGTTTCGATATTTTATCAGTGGCCAATAATCATATTTTCGATTATGGAAAAGTGGCAATGGAGGATACTTTTTTAAATTTGAAAAAGGCCGGGATTGAATATGTAGGAGGGGGATTTACTGAAACTGAAGCTCATTCTCCAATAATTAAGGAGGTAGATAAAACAAAAATTGCCTTTTTAGCCTACACTAATTTGGGTTCGAAATATTGGGAGGCAAAAGGAAACAATTCGGGTATTGCCTGGTTAAATAAAGAAAAGATGGAAAAAGATATTAAAATAGCGAAAAATCAGGCAGACATAGTAGTAGTTTCAATACATACAGGTAGAGAATACCAAGCTAAACCCAATCTTATTCAGAAATATTCCTCTCACCTATTTATTGATGCCGGAGCAGATTTAGTAATAGGCCATCACCCCCATGTTATTCAGGAAATTGAAAAATATAAAAACAACTATATTGCCTATTCTCTGGGCAACTTTGTTTTTGACCAAGGATTTTCTAAAGAAACTATGAAAGGACTTTTATTAAGAGTTATTATCAAAGATAATAAAATAAAAACAGTTGACCCAATTGAAATTAAAATTAACAAATTCTTCCAGCCAGAGATTATAGAAGAACTGGAGGAATAA
- a CDS encoding RNA 3'-terminal phosphate cyclase: protein MIQFNQNLIEIDGSKYEGGGAILRVATALSVVTKKSCHVFNIRKSRPKPGLRPQHLLGIQALAQLCNGRLEGDKLESEDIKFYPGEISQKQISVNVRIKTAGSITLVLQTLILPSLFAPGPVKIVFNGGATDTFFSPTIDHFRYCFLKILEKIGVKTEINVLKRGYYPEGGAKVEVKIFPSKIKNLNLLERGELQKILVISGASEFLKNKKVAERQIFGVREILGKLKLPIEEKVKYHETQCPGSQICLICQFENTVIGVDNLGKLGKRAENVGKEAALELLREQKTQACLDKHLADQILPYVALVPKESKFTVSEVTNHCKTNIWAIEKFIDGKFEIKGNLISWSPEV, encoded by the coding sequence ATGATTCAATTTAATCAAAATCTAATTGAGATAGATGGTTCAAAATATGAAGGGGGTGGGGCTATATTAAGAGTAGCAACTGCTCTTTCAGTAGTGACTAAAAAATCCTGTCATGTTTTTAATATTCGTAAAAGTAGACCAAAGCCCGGTTTAAGACCCCAGCATCTTTTAGGAATTCAGGCCTTAGCTCAACTTTGTAATGGAAGATTAGAGGGTGATAAACTAGAAAGTGAGGATATAAAATTTTATCCTGGCGAAATTAGCCAAAAACAAATTTCAGTCAATGTTAGAATTAAAACTGCCGGAAGTATTACTTTAGTTTTACAGACTCTAATTTTACCCAGCCTCTTTGCTCCAGGGCCAGTGAAGATTGTTTTTAATGGAGGCGCTACTGATACTTTCTTTTCTCCAACTATTGACCATTTCAGATATTGTTTTTTAAAAATTTTAGAAAAAATCGGGGTTAAAACTGAAATAAATGTTTTGAAAAGAGGTTATTATCCAGAAGGAGGGGCAAAAGTTGAAGTAAAAATTTTTCCCTCAAAAATAAAAAACCTCAATCTTTTAGAAAGAGGAGAACTTCAAAAAATTTTAGTTATTTCTGGAGCCTCAGAATTTTTGAAAAATAAAAAAGTTGCTGAAAGGCAAATTTTTGGAGTTAGAGAAATCTTAGGAAAATTAAAATTACCAATTGAAGAAAAAGTTAAATATCATGAAACTCAATGCCCGGGAAGCCAAATTTGTCTAATTTGTCAATTTGAGAATACAGTGATTGGAGTAGATAATTTAGGAAAATTAGGAAAGAGAGCTGAAAATGTCGGAAAAGAAGCAGCCCTAGAATTATTAAGAGAACAAAAAACCCAGGCCTGCTTAGATAAACATTTGGCTGACCAAATTTTACCTTATGTGGCCCTGGTTCCCAAAGAGAGTAAATTTACAGTTTCAGAAGTTACTAATCACTGCAAAACTAACATCTGGGCAATCGAAAAATTTATAGATGGAAAGTTTGAGATAAAAGGAAATTTAATTAGTTGGAGTCCAGAAGTTTAA